The Niastella koreensis GR20-10 genome includes a window with the following:
- a CDS encoding glycoside hydrolase family 97 protein, with protein MNKLVALCIPLLVVYSSAFTQSSGVTISSPDKSIQVTCTLDNEGKPSYTVQYKNSMVLEQSQLGLVRPDGDFSKGLVKISVTPPSIVKDHYRLLTGKRRLNAYMANRQIIQYKNANGGLLDIIWQVSNDGVAFRYYFPGTATEPKKVDTEYTSFHLPAAAKGWLQPMSVAKSGWEQVNPCYEEYYEKGIAAGTPSPLKAGWVYPALFQSAGHWLLITESGMDGYYCGTRLDNDSANTNYRIAFPDAREVIPGKGLKPQATLPFYSPWRIITIGSLATIIESSLGTDLAKPAAASQNFSFAKAGKSAWSWALLKDDSIVYDVQKRFIDYAADMHWQYSLIDVNWDTRIGYDSIQLLINYAKQKKVGVWLWYNSAGSWNTTPYHPRNKLLTHEDREKEFSRLEKMGVAGIKIDFFGGDGQSMMQYYIDILNDAEAHHLMVNFHGATLPRGWQRTWPNLMSVEAIKGFEYITFGQPAANEEPAHAAMLPFTRNAFDPMDFTPMCLYKIPRINRQTTSAFELALSVLFLSGAQHFAETPVGMSHMPGYVKEFLQQLPTGWDDVRFIDGFPGEFVVLARKWGNKWYIAGINGSGQERSLSLDLSAYKAKKALLLKNSQGANYIDQQAVTLLPNKKENITLGAHDGFVMVLE; from the coding sequence ATGAATAAACTGGTTGCCTTGTGCATTCCGCTGCTTGTTGTTTACAGTTCCGCTTTTACCCAATCTTCAGGTGTTACTATTTCCAGTCCCGATAAATCAATACAGGTAACCTGCACGCTCGATAATGAAGGCAAGCCCTCTTATACTGTTCAATATAAAAACAGCATGGTGCTGGAGCAATCACAATTGGGCCTGGTTCGCCCTGATGGCGATTTCTCAAAAGGATTGGTGAAAATCTCCGTAACGCCGCCCTCCATTGTAAAAGACCATTACCGGTTATTAACCGGCAAACGCCGGTTGAATGCGTACATGGCTAACCGGCAAATCATTCAGTATAAAAATGCGAACGGTGGTTTACTGGACATCATCTGGCAGGTATCGAACGACGGTGTGGCTTTTCGCTATTATTTTCCCGGTACAGCTACCGAACCTAAAAAAGTAGATACAGAATATACATCCTTTCACCTGCCCGCCGCTGCAAAAGGCTGGCTGCAGCCCATGAGCGTAGCCAAATCAGGCTGGGAACAGGTGAACCCCTGTTATGAAGAATATTACGAAAAGGGCATTGCTGCCGGTACTCCTTCTCCGCTTAAAGCAGGTTGGGTATACCCTGCCCTTTTTCAATCAGCCGGTCACTGGCTGCTGATAACCGAATCGGGAATGGATGGTTATTATTGTGGCACCCGGCTGGATAATGATTCGGCAAACACCAATTACCGCATTGCTTTTCCCGATGCGCGGGAAGTGATCCCGGGCAAGGGGTTAAAACCACAGGCTACCCTGCCCTTTTATTCGCCCTGGCGCATAATAACTATAGGCAGCCTGGCCACTATCATTGAATCCTCACTGGGTACCGATTTGGCCAAACCTGCGGCTGCCTCGCAGAATTTCTCTTTTGCCAAAGCAGGCAAATCTGCCTGGAGCTGGGCGTTGTTGAAAGATGATTCCATTGTATACGATGTTCAAAAACGCTTTATTGATTATGCGGCCGATATGCACTGGCAATACAGCCTGATTGATGTGAACTGGGATACCAGGATCGGCTATGACAGCATTCAATTGCTGATCAATTACGCCAAACAAAAGAAGGTGGGTGTTTGGTTATGGTATAATTCTGCAGGCAGCTGGAATACGACGCCCTACCATCCGCGCAATAAATTGCTTACGCATGAGGACCGGGAAAAAGAATTCAGCCGGTTGGAGAAAATGGGTGTGGCCGGCATCAAGATCGACTTTTTCGGGGGCGATGGCCAGTCGATGATGCAGTATTATATCGACATTTTAAACGACGCGGAAGCTCACCATTTAATGGTGAACTTTCATGGCGCCACCCTGCCCCGTGGCTGGCAGCGTACCTGGCCCAATTTAATGAGTGTAGAAGCTATTAAGGGTTTTGAATATATCACCTTCGGCCAGCCGGCCGCCAATGAAGAACCGGCCCATGCCGCCATGCTTCCCTTTACCCGCAATGCTTTTGACCCCATGGACTTTACGCCCATGTGTTTATATAAAATACCCCGCATAAACCGCCAAACCACTTCGGCTTTTGAGCTGGCCCTGTCGGTATTGTTCCTTTCAGGCGCCCAGCATTTTGCTGAAACTCCGGTGGGTATGAGCCATATGCCTGGTTATGTAAAGGAGTTTTTGCAGCAACTTCCCACTGGTTGGGACGATGTACGGTTCATCGATGGCTTTCCAGGTGAATTTGTGGTGCTGGCCCGTAAATGGGGTAACAAGTGGTACATCGCCGGCATAAACGGTTCCGGCCAGGAAAGATCGCTGTCGCTTGACCTCTCTGCCTATAAAGCAAAAAAAGCTCTGCTGCTTAAAAACAGCCAGGGCGCTAATTATATTGACCA